Part of the Methanobacterium bryantii genome, ACCCTCTTCTAATAAATTTTTTTAATCTCTTTTTAGGCTGTGAATTTAAATCAGCTATCTTCATTTTATTAACAAGTGAACACCTTGATTGAAGAAATAAATCGCAAATAATACGAGTACTATTCCTAGAATTCTCATTATGTAAAGATACGGTTTCCCTGTAATGAATTCACGGGATTTACCTGCAGCGAAGGCCAGAACTATTTTTGAGCCCACTAAAAGAACATAAAAGCCTATAATGAACATCAATGGGGCTAAAATACTGCCTGTATAAGCGTTTATGATTAGGGGTCCGCCGACGGTTATCCAGAACAGGTATGGGGCCGGATTTAAAAAGTTGACTGTTGCTCCTTTTTTAAGTGATTTTGGCTCTTCTGCTTCGATATCTTCAGTTAGTTCTCTTGTTTTAAAGCTTTCATAGGCCATATAAAGCAGGAATAAACCTCCAAGAATTGATATGATGCCTAAAATTGAGCTGTAACCTGCAACAAATGATAAAAATATTATGGATACTGCTATAATTGGCAGGTCTGTGATCAGCGGGGAAAATGCGACTTTTATGCCTTCCCTGTGGCCGTGTTTTAAGGTTTGAGATATGAGGAGGATGAGTAGGGGGCCTGGTGAGAGGCCTGAGTAGA contains:
- a CDS encoding LysE family translocator — its product is MFNLLIAGITLGLYSGLSPGPLLILLISQTLKHGHREGIKVAFSPLITDLPIIAVSIIFLSFVAGYSSILGIISILGGLFLLYMAYESFKTRELTEDIEAEEPKSLKKGATVNFLNPAPYLFWITVGGPLIINAYTGSILAPLMFIIGFYVLLVGSKIVLAFAAGKSREFITGKPYLYIMRILGIVLVLFAIYFFNQGVHLLIK